In Marinobacterium sp. LSUCC0821, the DNA window CACGAGCCTCAAGAACCAAACCCACCAACTTAGAGTGATCACCCGCAGCTTTTTGAGCTTCCAGTGCAGTGCGACCGACAAAGTCACGATCAGCGGGCTCAAAAGCCACAGACCAGGTAATACCAGACTCAAGCGGTGAAACCTCTTCAGTCATGTCACTACCATACAAATTCATACCCGCTTCAAGTCGCAGCGTATCACGCGCACCCAAACCACAAGGTGCAACTCCCGCATCCGCTAGCGCTACCCAGAAATCCGCAACCTGCTCTTCTGGAACCATAATCTCAAGACCATCTTCACCGGTGTAGCCAGTACGAGCAATAAACCAACCCTCAGACTCAACACCTTGGAAAACAGCAAGCTCATCAATCATCGCTTTGCGAGAAGCCCCAAGCACTTCACCCGATTTTGCGATCGCTTCAGGACCCTGGATAGCAACCATTGCTAATTCCGGCTGTTCAGTGAGTGACACATCAAAGCCCACCGCCTGATGTGCCATCCAAGCCAAATCTTTCTCGCGTGTCGCACAATTAACAACCAAGCGGTACCACTCATTAGATGAGCCCGGCTCTGTCATAAGGTAGATGATGAGGTCATCAAGAATTCCACCC includes these proteins:
- the gcvT gene encoding glycine cleavage system aminomethyltransferase GcvT, producing the protein MGHKTPLYAQHQAMGGKLVDFGGWDMPLHYGSQLEEHNKVRQASGMFDVSHMTIVDVSGQQARSYLRHLVANDVARLQMKGKALYTAMLNEKGGILDDLIIYLMTEPGSSNEWYRLVVNCATREKDLAWMAHQAVGFDVSLTEQPELAMVAIQGPEAIAKSGEVLGASRKAMIDELAVFQGVESEGWFIARTGYTGEDGLEIMVPEEQVADFWVALADAGVAPCGLGARDTLRLEAGMNLYGSDMTEEVSPLESGITWSVAFEPADRDFVGRTALEAQKAAGDHSKLVGLVLEARGVLRGHQRVIVDGAGEGEITSGTFSPTLGFSVALARVPAATKDVAKVEMRGKEVDVRVVRPPFVRNGKQVFA